The Gordonia sp. KTR9 genome contains a region encoding:
- a CDS encoding lipase chaperone, producing MTGTPEPTEKKPSGIRPAVRRAAKYAPVALAAVAVVVGVVLVAVFGVRAYNVYFDEYPAQETRDAATQAAEQAVLNITTIDPADLDGFRERAEASLTGKAKTEVLGGKDGSVLDMLGTAGPNTAKLSARLLRSAPSEVDADEDKAKVLVYVVTTLERPGQPGIDETRGFDVSMTKDGDAWKAENILGLEGIAYTDAGGAPAPAAPAPEGGN from the coding sequence ATGACTGGCACCCCAGAACCGACAGAGAAGAAGCCCAGCGGCATCCGCCCCGCCGTGCGCCGGGCGGCGAAGTACGCGCCGGTTGCACTGGCCGCAGTGGCGGTCGTGGTCGGCGTGGTGCTCGTGGCCGTGTTCGGTGTACGCGCCTACAACGTCTACTTCGACGAGTACCCCGCACAGGAGACCCGTGACGCCGCGACGCAGGCGGCCGAGCAGGCCGTCCTCAACATCACGACGATCGACCCGGCCGATCTGGACGGCTTCCGGGAACGTGCCGAGGCCTCGCTGACCGGCAAGGCCAAGACCGAGGTGCTCGGCGGCAAGGACGGCAGCGTCCTCGACATGCTCGGGACGGCCGGTCCCAACACCGCCAAATTGAGCGCGCGACTGCTGCGCAGCGCACCGAGCGAGGTCGACGCCGACGAGGACAAGGCCAAGGTGCTGGTCTATGTCGTGACGACACTCGAACGTCCCGGCCAGCCCGGCATCGACGAGACGCGCGGCTTCGACGTCAGCATGACCAAGGACGGCGACGCCTGGAAGGCCGAGAACATCCTCGGACTCGAGGGCATCGCCTACACCGACGCCGGCGGTGCGCCCGCTCCCGCGGCCCCGGCTCCGGAGGGGGGCAACTGA
- a CDS encoding MCE family protein: MADNNDPNVRDDRDETDRDQADAPVQHPHRRFGGRRSPVSIGAIGILILLMLGLSSFYLAELPLLGAGARYTAKFTEAAGLKPGNEVRVAGVKVGEVDDVTLDGDRVNVTFRVEDTWIGDQTQATIQIKTILGQKFLSLNPRGSEPADPDVPLTDTVAPYDVIEAFSGAAEQIGELDNDQLAESMRVLSDTFSGTAGTTGPALDGIARLSQTISSRDQEVQRLLAATKDTSKILADRNEEFVRLIGGAGQLLDELNNRQRNISALLASTTSLSDSLTGIVRDNEEQIGPALDALKGVNELLQRQNQNIRDSIKYMAPFYRLYANVLGNGRWFESSVVNLLPPALPQQNTTRPPNKQALENQGGTGVG, from the coding sequence GCCGACGCCCCGGTGCAGCATCCGCACCGGCGTTTCGGCGGCCGGCGCAGCCCGGTCAGCATCGGTGCCATCGGCATCCTGATCCTGCTGATGCTCGGACTGAGCTCGTTCTATCTCGCCGAACTGCCGCTGCTCGGCGCGGGTGCGCGCTACACCGCGAAGTTCACCGAGGCCGCCGGTCTGAAGCCGGGCAACGAGGTGCGCGTCGCGGGCGTGAAGGTGGGCGAGGTCGACGACGTGACCCTCGACGGGGATCGCGTCAACGTGACCTTCCGGGTGGAGGACACCTGGATCGGCGACCAGACGCAGGCGACCATCCAGATCAAGACAATCCTCGGTCAGAAGTTCCTGTCGCTGAACCCGCGTGGCAGCGAGCCCGCCGATCCCGACGTCCCGCTGACCGACACGGTGGCCCCGTACGACGTCATCGAGGCGTTCTCGGGCGCGGCCGAGCAGATCGGCGAGCTCGACAACGACCAGCTGGCCGAGTCGATGCGCGTGCTCTCGGACACCTTCTCGGGGACCGCGGGTACGACCGGTCCGGCGCTGGACGGCATCGCCCGCCTGTCGCAGACGATCTCCAGCCGCGACCAGGAGGTTCAGCGTCTGCTGGCCGCGACGAAGGACACCTCGAAGATCCTGGCCGATCGCAACGAGGAGTTCGTGCGCCTCATCGGCGGCGCGGGTCAGCTGCTCGACGAGCTGAACAACCGTCAGCGCAACATCTCGGCGCTGCTGGCCAGCACCACGAGCCTCAGCGACTCGCTCACCGGCATCGTGCGCGACAACGAGGAGCAGATCGGACCGGCACTCGACGCGCTGAAGGGCGTCAACGAGTTGCTGCAGCGTCAGAACCAGAACATCCGCGACTCGATCAAGTACATGGCGCCGTTCTATCGCCTGTACGCGAACGTGCTCGGCAACGGTCGCTGGTTCGAGTCCTCGGTGGTGAACCTGCTGCCGCCGGCGCTGCCACAGCAGAACACGACGCGTCCGCCGAACAAGCAGGCCTTGGAGAACCAGGGCGGGACGGGAGTCGGCTGA
- a CDS encoding MCE family protein, whose protein sequence is MNRSSMRTAMAGAALSLTLLVTGCMSNGIQSIPLPGGVNTGDNARTYKIQFDDVLDLVPQSTVKRDGIPVGRVTKVEVPNDQWFAQVTVEVQNNVDLSDEAEASVQQTSLLGEKFVALTEPDGSADAPRQNPDQPIPVSRTRTATDIEQVLGALALLLNGGGLNQLQPIVTELNKALDGRTDKVRNLIGETEDLIAGLNRQRDDIITAIDGLAELSTRTAAQTAQIDRILKQLPAGVEVLEEQRPQFVELLTKLDQLGQVGTDVLGKSRTALINDLKALRPVLTQLAAAAPDLITAAPLMLTHPFPDWLLPGVRGDSTNLFMTLDLRVLNQLEALGVGQGTPKYSPPARVSVPVDPRNPYYRGNGPRYGWPTITLLPPGPNWRPGPNTPPSGGRYPASFSRPAEGAGPMPTPATPGQGILDGPLAAMGLAPAAPTQNPSGAGR, encoded by the coding sequence ATGAACCGCTCGTCGATGCGTACGGCGATGGCCGGCGCAGCACTGTCGCTGACCCTGCTGGTGACCGGCTGCATGTCCAACGGCATCCAGTCGATCCCGCTGCCCGGTGGCGTGAACACCGGGGACAACGCGCGCACGTACAAGATCCAGTTCGACGACGTGCTCGACCTCGTGCCCCAGTCGACGGTCAAGCGCGACGGCATCCCGGTCGGGCGCGTGACCAAGGTCGAGGTGCCGAACGACCAGTGGTTCGCCCAGGTCACCGTCGAGGTGCAGAACAACGTCGATCTCTCCGACGAGGCCGAGGCGAGCGTGCAGCAGACCTCGCTGCTCGGCGAGAAGTTCGTGGCGTTGACCGAACCGGACGGCAGTGCCGACGCGCCGCGCCAGAACCCCGACCAGCCGATCCCGGTGTCGCGGACACGCACCGCCACCGACATCGAGCAGGTTCTCGGCGCACTGGCCCTGCTGCTCAACGGCGGTGGTCTCAATCAGCTGCAGCCGATCGTCACCGAGCTGAACAAGGCGCTCGACGGCCGGACCGACAAGGTCCGCAACCTGATCGGCGAGACCGAGGACCTCATCGCCGGGCTGAACCGGCAGCGTGACGACATCATCACCGCCATCGACGGTCTGGCCGAGTTGTCGACGCGCACGGCCGCGCAGACCGCGCAGATCGACCGCATCCTCAAGCAGCTGCCCGCGGGCGTCGAGGTGCTGGAGGAGCAGCGACCGCAGTTCGTCGAGCTGCTGACCAAGCTCGATCAGCTCGGTCAGGTCGGTACCGATGTGCTGGGCAAGTCGCGCACGGCGCTGATCAACGATCTGAAGGCGTTGCGGCCGGTGCTCACCCAGCTCGCCGCCGCGGCTCCCGATCTCATCACCGCGGCGCCGCTGATGCTCACCCACCCGTTCCCGGACTGGCTGTTGCCGGGTGTCCGCGGTGACTCGACCAACCTGTTCATGACGCTCGACCTCCGCGTGCTCAATCAGCTCGAGGCGCTCGGCGTCGGCCAGGGGACCCCGAAGTACTCGCCGCCTGCTCGCGTGAGCGTGCCGGTCGACCCGCGCAACCCGTACTACCGCGGCAACGGACCGCGCTACGGGTGGCCGACCATCACCTTGCTTCCGCCGGGTCCGAACTGGCGTCCGGGACCGAACACCCCGCCGTCGGGTGGGCGCTATCCCGCGTCCTTCTCCCGGCCGGCAGAGGGCGCCGGCCCGATGCCGACTCCCGCGACCCCGGGTCAGGGCATCCTCGACGGCCCGCTGGCCGCGATGGGACTCGCACCGGCGGCGCCCACCCAGAACCCGTCAGGAGCAGGACGATGA
- a CDS encoding MCE family protein, which yields MTTPDLTQNSGPGRWFTPRHIVVIVIGLIIALILAGALWWVFSSTGTTKITATFKRSVGIYEGSDVRVLGVAVGKVDSVTPEGETVKVTMTVDRGVELPADVRAVQIIPSVVADRYVQLTPAYTGGEKAPRDLTLSVDQTMVPVEVDQIYASVKELSDALGPDGANKTDGTGRQGAVSELVTTGAENLEGNGEKLGAAIEGLSKASTTLSDSRGNLFDTVKNLNTFVGALRENDAQVRQFNTQMASFNQFLAGEREQLAAALNKLSIALGDVATFLADNREQIGETVKDLQPTTQALLDQKNNLKEVLTVLPITVNNLINAYDAESGTLSMRLTIPDLQDLIGAQCRLLDLGQLLPGNPAADQFSDTLRPLISQCEEIGDQIQKGVLEPLLPVLPFGIMSNNKLQRAPVPGTVPGNPDPEIGNPSSSRSPAPSSTPRPRGGN from the coding sequence ATGACCACACCGGATCTGACCCAGAATTCGGGTCCCGGCCGCTGGTTCACGCCGCGGCACATCGTGGTGATCGTGATCGGGCTGATCATCGCGCTCATCCTCGCGGGAGCGCTCTGGTGGGTGTTCTCCTCGACCGGCACCACGAAGATCACCGCGACCTTCAAGCGGTCGGTCGGCATCTACGAGGGCTCCGACGTCCGGGTGCTCGGTGTGGCCGTCGGCAAGGTCGACTCGGTCACGCCGGAGGGCGAGACGGTGAAGGTGACCATGACCGTCGACCGCGGGGTCGAGCTGCCCGCGGATGTCCGTGCGGTGCAGATCATCCCGTCGGTCGTCGCGGATCGCTACGTGCAGCTCACCCCCGCCTACACGGGTGGGGAGAAGGCGCCGCGCGACCTCACCCTCTCCGTCGACCAGACGATGGTCCCGGTGGAGGTCGACCAGATCTACGCCAGCGTCAAGGAACTGTCCGACGCCCTCGGACCCGATGGCGCCAACAAGACCGACGGCACCGGCCGCCAGGGTGCGGTGAGTGAACTCGTCACGACCGGCGCGGAGAACCTCGAGGGCAACGGCGAGAAGCTCGGTGCGGCCATCGAGGGACTGTCGAAGGCCTCGACGACGCTGAGCGATTCGCGCGGCAACCTCTTCGACACCGTGAAGAACCTGAACACCTTCGTCGGCGCACTGCGCGAGAACGATGCGCAGGTACGGCAGTTCAACACCCAGATGGCCTCGTTCAACCAGTTCCTCGCCGGTGAGCGCGAGCAGCTCGCCGCCGCGCTGAACAAACTGTCGATCGCTCTCGGCGACGTGGCGACCTTCCTCGCCGACAACCGCGAGCAGATCGGCGAGACGGTGAAGGACCTGCAGCCGACGACCCAGGCGCTGCTCGACCAGAAGAACAACCTCAAAGAGGTCCTGACCGTGCTGCCGATCACGGTGAACAACCTGATCAACGCCTACGACGCCGAGTCGGGCACGCTGTCGATGCGGCTGACGATCCCGGACCTGCAGGACCTGATCGGAGCGCAGTGTCGCCTGCTCGACCTCGGGCAGCTGTTGCCGGGCAACCCCGCGGCCGATCAGTTCAGCGACACGTTGCGTCCGCTGATCAGCCAGTGCGAGGAGATCGGTGACCAGATCCAGAAGGGTGTGCTCGAGCCGCTGCTGCCCGTGCTGCCGTTCGGCATCATGAGCAACAACAAGCTGCAGCGCGCGCCGGTGCCGGGCACCGTCCCGGGCAACCCCGACCCCGAGATCGGCAACCCGTCGTCCTCGAGGTCGCCGGCCCCGTCGTCCACCCCGCGACCCCGGGGAGGCAACTGA
- a CDS encoding MCE family protein, whose protein sequence is MIGKLVKIQLIVFVIVGLVALVYVGAKYARLDKLAGVGMYTVTAKLPDSGGIFTNAEVTYQGVPVGRVGKLTLTSEGVDVALDIDSGGPEIPASATAVVANRSAIGEQFVDLQPTSSEGPYLKGGDTITKYSLPEPLEDVVASAIDFTDSIPVDDLNTVITELGRAFNGQGENLTRLVDSLGKLSRAGVDNLSETVALIQNSNVVLGTQADQSDAILTWSRNLNLVTATLASADPDLRRLLTTGTLSATQISELIQKNGNDLSKVVKDLAEVARTIEPATYTTSTTFAMLSALSAGSHAPAPGDGQIHFGVVLETNNPAACTRGYESTDLVLAEARRQNPDFDPRYDDFAFNTEAKCTVPFGNPTGVRSAERAQYANPAYPQPWDNTPKKDPDKLNLNPLARQLAALLGVRPR, encoded by the coding sequence ATGATCGGCAAGCTAGTCAAGATACAGCTGATCGTGTTCGTGATCGTCGGTCTGGTGGCGCTGGTGTACGTGGGCGCGAAGTACGCCCGCCTGGACAAGCTCGCCGGCGTCGGGATGTACACGGTCACCGCCAAGCTGCCCGATTCGGGCGGCATCTTCACCAACGCCGAGGTCACCTACCAGGGTGTGCCCGTGGGTCGCGTCGGCAAGCTGACGCTCACGTCCGAGGGAGTCGACGTCGCGCTCGACATCGACTCGGGTGGGCCGGAGATCCCGGCGTCGGCGACCGCGGTCGTCGCGAACCGGTCGGCGATCGGCGAGCAGTTCGTCGACCTGCAACCGACGTCGTCGGAAGGGCCGTACCTGAAGGGCGGCGACACGATCACCAAGTACTCGCTTCCCGAGCCGCTCGAAGATGTGGTCGCCTCGGCGATCGACTTCACCGATTCGATCCCGGTCGACGACCTGAACACCGTCATCACCGAACTCGGCCGCGCGTTCAACGGGCAGGGTGAGAACCTCACCCGCCTCGTCGACTCGCTCGGCAAGCTGTCGCGGGCCGGCGTGGACAACCTGAGTGAGACCGTCGCGCTCATCCAGAACTCGAACGTCGTGCTAGGCACCCAGGCCGATCAGTCCGACGCGATCCTCACGTGGTCGCGCAACCTGAATCTGGTCACCGCGACGCTGGCCTCGGCCGATCCCGACCTTCGGCGACTGCTGACGACGGGCACGTTGTCGGCGACGCAGATCTCAGAGCTGATCCAGAAGAACGGCAACGACCTCTCCAAGGTCGTGAAGGATCTCGCCGAGGTGGCCCGCACGATCGAGCCGGCGACCTACACGACGTCGACGACGTTCGCCATGCTGTCCGCGCTGTCGGCGGGTAGCCATGCACCCGCTCCGGGCGACGGCCAGATCCACTTCGGCGTCGTCCTCGAGACCAACAATCCCGCGGCTTGTACCCGCGGTTACGAGAGCACGGATCTGGTGCTGGCGGAGGCACGCCGACAGAATCCGGACTTCGATCCGCGCTACGACGACTTCGCGTTCAACACCGAGGCCAAGTGCACGGTGCCGTTCGGTAACCCGACCGGTGTGCGCAGCGCCGAACGCGCCCAATACGCCAACCCCGCCTACCCGCAGCCGTGGGACAACACCCCCAAGAAAGATCCCGACAAGCTCAACCTCAACCCGCTCGCCCGGCAGCTCGCAGCGCTGCTCGGTGTCCGGCCGCGGTAG